Proteins found in one Lathamus discolor isolate bLatDis1 chromosome 7, bLatDis1.hap1, whole genome shotgun sequence genomic segment:
- the NOL8 gene encoding nucleolar protein 8 isoform X2, which produces MQRVPKRLYVGGLGHAVSKAELQERFGKFGHVLDAEIITRQDDQGNPLKAFAYITVNISDADLRKCMTVLNKTKWKGGTLQIQLAKESFLHRLAREREEAKLQKENPQRNGQTSLLESLKKVGVVDFFMKAVPGTEVPDHKKWVVGKFGRVLPILHLRSQQKKKIMKYDPSKYCHNLRKLGSDLTNAIPVSEQSWHLEERGGSINTKRKGESPAMKKPPKKLRQLGSEALNGAVVLPSGCQSNSKTTSSPQLDQQSKWKPKEKSKLPPLRSLNSKVTGRGILTDESNVSGVTLQNNTSVSESYIDSEEEIRVMVEREVQKAENGKAESDRLEIAGSNSELKYSSYLSLSNPDAMKQAIRGSFRENKIMECDNGYQSADTDEIIATSRTPHLLNKNSTVLGDCKAMKVENEDILTEKKSDLVNKSSVKTHNLKEYVGKKGKKKKSQTAALQSTAGNSTTKTSDSESSCSDPEKEESESSLDYECMMQNCYRLDLTLDDLQALATGTHGEELDSTWSSSQCGVEEYPKGNVGNKTNLSKFCPAVRKKCICPEDVVAAILAGEEDADEASFKGENNLHLKYQPFRGMGSLCEKELPRDSIGLEKRFVERLGIEACVSSCGEESSQRQQKNHQMYSVELSSKKQQNEHCEPHEELSDAASLADERGQPVSRPHLQGKNKDASSTRFKQNSEHGDAAAHTDQSEDENSDIDSNAALSQKHTKRQLKSPRLLSKQSKQDVSNQNPECEADKCEDGKRSLLENKELCLHASASEERRPAKKQLQDNQRRLAALGERQRERELQKKLIQGALSNLDSQPAGKHKHVIFDSDVESEAEVDETLKKDAGLGNMHEDDGSAPKTLGRLFDSSEDEQDDVDAERFKIKPQFEGKAGEKLLKLQSRLGTDERFRMDARFLESDSEEEETNILKADEEEELAAEKKKNLEILGSLLNVNLEHPKLTKKATSAKKFRDINALRYDPTREDHAVFEKKRSATEQESKAKRKRKREESEKLPEVSQETYYDIAVDLKELFGSSESKSHKNEDTPWDKDDVEDSTPPDHLGPNVRSNVAEESGGFKFSFFGDTEESGMKGEPYVLETIKPVKVKWQEDPRFQDSSSEGDDEPEASESKRDKEIFFSLPQTERARSFFFSKDDERLREGPKLFCKSVDLSEERDGWEDRRRLLLEECRKKHKDARRKVKAKQ; this is translated from the exons ATGCAGCGAGTGCCGAAACGCTTGTATGTCGGAGGGCTTGGCCATGCGGTGTCgaaggctgagctgcaggaacgATTTGGCAAGTTTGGGCATGTTTTGGATGCGGAGATCATTACCAGACAAGATGATCAAG GGAACCCTCTGAAAGCTTTTGCTTACATCACTGTCAATATTTCAGATGCAGATCTTAGAAAGT GCATgacagttttaaataaaacaaaatggaaaggCGGGACACTGCAAATTCAGTTGGCCAAAGAAAGCTTCTTGCACAG GCTGGccagggagagggaggaagcaaagctgcagaaagaaaacccacagagaaatggccaaacGTCTCTGTTAGAATCGCTGAAAAAGGTGGGAGTTGTGGACTTCTTTATGAAAGCAGTACCAGGTACAGAAGTGCCGGATCATAAG aaatggGTTGTTGGCAAATTTGGAAGAGTCTTGCCTATCCTGCACCTCAGGagtcaacagaaaaagaaa ATTATGAAATATGACCCATCAAAATATTGCCATAACCTGAGAAAGCTGGGGTCAGACTTGACAAATGCCATTCCTGTTTCTGAGCAATCTTGGCACTTGGAAGAGAGAGGTGGCAGCATAAACACAAAGCGGAAAGGAGAGTCACCTGCAATGAAGAAGCCACCTAAAAAACTGAGGCAGCTGGGCAGTGAGGCTTTGAATGGAGCAGTAGTTCTCCCCTCTGGGTGCCAGTCAAATTCGAAAACCACAAGCTCACCACAGCTAGATCAACAATCTAAATGGAAACCCAAAGAGAAGTCTAAATTGCCTCCATTGAGGAGTCTTAATAGTAAAGTAACTGGGAGAGGCATATTAACAGATGAAAGCAATGTTTCTGGTGTTACACTTCAAAATAATACGAGTGTTTCTGAGAGTTATATTGATTCTGAAGAGGAAATCAGAGTAATGGTAGAGAGAGAAGtacagaaagctgaaaatggCAAGGCTGAAAGTGACCGCTTGGAAATTGCTGGGAGCAattctgaattaaaatacagtagTTACTTGTCCTTAAGCAATCCAGATGCCATGAAGCAAGCTATCAGAGGAAGCTTTAGAGAGAACAAGATTATGGAATGTGATAATGGTTATCAGTCAGCAGATACAGATGAAATTATTGCTACAAGTAGAACTCCACATCTACTTAACAAGAACTCTACAGTTTTAGGTGATTGTAAAGCAATGAAGGTGGAAAATGAAGACATCttaactgagaaaaaaagtgatttgGTAAACAAATCCTCAGTAAAAACtcataatttaaaagaatatgtgggaaaaaaaggcaaaaagaaaaaatcccaaactgctgccttgcagagcacagcaggtAACAGTACAACAAAGACAAGTGATAGTGAAAGCTCTTGTTCAGATCCTGAGAAAGAGGAGTCTGAAAGCAGTTTGGATTATGAATGCATGATGCAAAACTGTTACCGCTTAGACCTTACATTGGATGACTTACAAGCATTAGCTACTGGAACACATGGAGAAGAACTAGACAGTACATGGAGCTCTAGTCAGTGCGGTGTTGAAGAATATCCTAAGGGTAATgttggaaataaaacaaacctttCAAAATTTTGCCCTGCAGTTAGGAAAAAATGTATCTGTCCTGAAGATGTAGTTGCTGCGATTTTGGCaggggaggaggatgctgaTGAAGCAAGTTTCaagggagaaaataatttgcatttgaaatatcAGCCCTTCAGAGGAATGGGGTCCCTTTGTGAAAAAGAGTTACCCAGGGACAGCATTGGTTTAGAGAAGAGGTTTGTAGAAAGATTAGGTATTgaagcttgtgtttcttcatGTGGGGAGGAGTCATCTCAAAGACAGCAAAAGAACCATCAAATGTATTCAGTTGAACTCAGCagtaaaaagcaacaaaatgagCATTGTGAACCGCATGAGGAACTATCAGATGCTGCGTCCCTTGCAGATGAGAGAGGTCAGCCTGTGTCCAGGCCGCACTTGCaaggaaagaacaaagatgCGAGTTCTACACGATTCAAGCAAAATTCAGagcatggagatgctgctgctcataCTGATCAGAGTGAGGACGAGAACAGTGACATAGATAGTAATGCTGCATTGTCACAGAAACACACTAAACGACAACTGAAAAGCCCCAGACTACTTTCAAAGCAATCGAAGCAGGATGTAAGCAATCAAAATCCAGAATGTGAAGCTGATAAATGTGAGGATGGGAAGAGAAGCcttctggaaaataaagagCTTTGTCTTCATGCTAGTGCTTCAGAGGAACGTAGACCAGCAAAGAAACAGTTGCAGGATAACCAAAGGAGGCTAGCAGCTCTAggggagagacagagagagagagagttaCAGAAGAAACTCATTCAAGGAGCTCTCTCCAATCTG GATAGCCAGCCAGCAGGCAAGCATAAACACGTGATATTTGATTCAGATGTGGAAAGTGAAGCTGAAGTAGATGAGACGTTGAAGAAAGATGCCGGTTTGGGAAATATGCATGAGGAT GATGGATCTGCTCCTAAAACCTTGGGCAGACTGTTTGACAGCAGTGAGGATGAGCAAGATGATGTGGACGCTGAGAGATTCAAAATTAAGCCCCAGTTTGAAGGCAAAGCTGGTGAAAAA CTCTTGAAATTGCAGTCACGACTTGGCACGGATGAAAGATTCCGCATGGATGCTCGATTCCTTGAAAGTGACAGTGAAGAAGAAG AGACAAACATCTTGAAGGCGgatgaggaagaagagcttgctgcagagaaaaagaaaaatctggaaaTCCTGGGAAGTCTCTTGAATGTCAACCTGGAACACCCTAAGCTGACGAAGAAGGCCACAAGTGCTAAGAAATTCAG aGATATTAATGCCCTCCGCTATGATCCCACAAGAGAGGACCATGCAGTTTTTGAAAAGAAACGAAGTGCTACAGAACAAGAGAG TAAAGctaaaaggaagaggaagagggaagagagtGAGAAACTGCCCGAAGTGTCTCAAGAAACATATTATGACATTGCTGTTGATTTAAAAGAGTTGTTTGGCTCTTCAGAGAGCAAATCACACAAAAATGAAGACACACCCTGGGACAAAGATGATGTGGAGGACTCTACCCCACCTGACCACTTGGGACCTAATGTCAGGAGTAACGTAGCTGAGGAGTCTGGTGGTTTcaagttttccttctttggaGATACGGAGGAGTCAGGCATGAAAGGAG AGCCCTACGTACTTGAAACAATAAAACCTGTGAAAGTCAAATGGCAAGAAGATCCACGTTTCCAAGACAGCAGTTCTGAGGGTGATGATGAGCCTGAGGCATCAGAAAGCAAAAGGGACAAAGAAAT
- the NOL8 gene encoding nucleolar protein 8 isoform X1, translating into MQRVPKRLYVGGLGHAVSKAELQERFGKFGHVLDAEIITRQDDQGNPLKAFAYITVNISDADLRKCMTVLNKTKWKGGTLQIQLAKESFLHRLAREREEAKLQKENPQRNGQTSLLESLKKVGVVDFFMKAVPGTEVPDHKKWVVGKFGRVLPILHLRSQQKKKIMKYDPSKYCHNLRKLGSDLTNAIPVSEQSWHLEERGGSINTKRKGESPAMKKPPKKLRQLGSEALNGAVVLPSGCQSNSKTTSSPQLDQQSKWKPKEKSKLPPLRSLNSKVTGRGILTDESNVSGVTLQNNTSVSESYIDSEEEIRVMVEREVQKAENGKAESDRLEIAGSNSELKYSSYLSLSNPDAMKQAIRGSFRENKIMECDNGYQSADTDEIIATSRTPHLLNKNSTVLGDCKAMKVENEDILTEKKSDLVNKSSVKTHNLKEYVGKKGKKKKSQTAALQSTAGNSTTKTSDSESSCSDPEKEESESSLDYECMMQNCYRLDLTLDDLQALATGTHGEELDSTWSSSQCGVEEYPKGNVGNKTNLSKFCPAVRKKCICPEDVVAAILAGEEDADEASFKGENNLHLKYQPFRGMGSLCEKELPRDSIGLEKRFVERLGIEACVSSCGEESSQRQQKNHQMYSVELSSKKQQNEHCEPHEELSDAASLADERGQPVSRPHLQGKNKDASSTRFKQNSEHGDAAAHTDQSEDENSDIDSNAALSQKHTKRQLKSPRLLSKQSKQDVSNQNPECEADKCEDGKRSLLENKELCLHASASEERRPAKKQLQDNQRRLAALGERQRERELQKKLIQGALSNLDSQPAGKHKHVIFDSDVESEAEVDETLKKDAGLGNMHEDDGSAPKTLGRLFDSSEDEQDDVDAERFKIKPQFEGKAGEKLLKLQSRLGTDERFRMDARFLESDSEEEAETNILKADEEEELAAEKKKNLEILGSLLNVNLEHPKLTKKATSAKKFRDINALRYDPTREDHAVFEKKRSATEQESKAKRKRKREESEKLPEVSQETYYDIAVDLKELFGSSESKSHKNEDTPWDKDDVEDSTPPDHLGPNVRSNVAEESGGFKFSFFGDTEESGMKGEPYVLETIKPVKVKWQEDPRFQDSSSEGDDEPEASESKRDKEIFFSLPQTERARSFFFSKDDERLREGPKLFCKSVDLSEERDGWEDRRRLLLEECRKKHKDARRKVKAKQ; encoded by the exons ATGCAGCGAGTGCCGAAACGCTTGTATGTCGGAGGGCTTGGCCATGCGGTGTCgaaggctgagctgcaggaacgATTTGGCAAGTTTGGGCATGTTTTGGATGCGGAGATCATTACCAGACAAGATGATCAAG GGAACCCTCTGAAAGCTTTTGCTTACATCACTGTCAATATTTCAGATGCAGATCTTAGAAAGT GCATgacagttttaaataaaacaaaatggaaaggCGGGACACTGCAAATTCAGTTGGCCAAAGAAAGCTTCTTGCACAG GCTGGccagggagagggaggaagcaaagctgcagaaagaaaacccacagagaaatggccaaacGTCTCTGTTAGAATCGCTGAAAAAGGTGGGAGTTGTGGACTTCTTTATGAAAGCAGTACCAGGTACAGAAGTGCCGGATCATAAG aaatggGTTGTTGGCAAATTTGGAAGAGTCTTGCCTATCCTGCACCTCAGGagtcaacagaaaaagaaa ATTATGAAATATGACCCATCAAAATATTGCCATAACCTGAGAAAGCTGGGGTCAGACTTGACAAATGCCATTCCTGTTTCTGAGCAATCTTGGCACTTGGAAGAGAGAGGTGGCAGCATAAACACAAAGCGGAAAGGAGAGTCACCTGCAATGAAGAAGCCACCTAAAAAACTGAGGCAGCTGGGCAGTGAGGCTTTGAATGGAGCAGTAGTTCTCCCCTCTGGGTGCCAGTCAAATTCGAAAACCACAAGCTCACCACAGCTAGATCAACAATCTAAATGGAAACCCAAAGAGAAGTCTAAATTGCCTCCATTGAGGAGTCTTAATAGTAAAGTAACTGGGAGAGGCATATTAACAGATGAAAGCAATGTTTCTGGTGTTACACTTCAAAATAATACGAGTGTTTCTGAGAGTTATATTGATTCTGAAGAGGAAATCAGAGTAATGGTAGAGAGAGAAGtacagaaagctgaaaatggCAAGGCTGAAAGTGACCGCTTGGAAATTGCTGGGAGCAattctgaattaaaatacagtagTTACTTGTCCTTAAGCAATCCAGATGCCATGAAGCAAGCTATCAGAGGAAGCTTTAGAGAGAACAAGATTATGGAATGTGATAATGGTTATCAGTCAGCAGATACAGATGAAATTATTGCTACAAGTAGAACTCCACATCTACTTAACAAGAACTCTACAGTTTTAGGTGATTGTAAAGCAATGAAGGTGGAAAATGAAGACATCttaactgagaaaaaaagtgatttgGTAAACAAATCCTCAGTAAAAACtcataatttaaaagaatatgtgggaaaaaaaggcaaaaagaaaaaatcccaaactgctgccttgcagagcacagcaggtAACAGTACAACAAAGACAAGTGATAGTGAAAGCTCTTGTTCAGATCCTGAGAAAGAGGAGTCTGAAAGCAGTTTGGATTATGAATGCATGATGCAAAACTGTTACCGCTTAGACCTTACATTGGATGACTTACAAGCATTAGCTACTGGAACACATGGAGAAGAACTAGACAGTACATGGAGCTCTAGTCAGTGCGGTGTTGAAGAATATCCTAAGGGTAATgttggaaataaaacaaacctttCAAAATTTTGCCCTGCAGTTAGGAAAAAATGTATCTGTCCTGAAGATGTAGTTGCTGCGATTTTGGCaggggaggaggatgctgaTGAAGCAAGTTTCaagggagaaaataatttgcatttgaaatatcAGCCCTTCAGAGGAATGGGGTCCCTTTGTGAAAAAGAGTTACCCAGGGACAGCATTGGTTTAGAGAAGAGGTTTGTAGAAAGATTAGGTATTgaagcttgtgtttcttcatGTGGGGAGGAGTCATCTCAAAGACAGCAAAAGAACCATCAAATGTATTCAGTTGAACTCAGCagtaaaaagcaacaaaatgagCATTGTGAACCGCATGAGGAACTATCAGATGCTGCGTCCCTTGCAGATGAGAGAGGTCAGCCTGTGTCCAGGCCGCACTTGCaaggaaagaacaaagatgCGAGTTCTACACGATTCAAGCAAAATTCAGagcatggagatgctgctgctcataCTGATCAGAGTGAGGACGAGAACAGTGACATAGATAGTAATGCTGCATTGTCACAGAAACACACTAAACGACAACTGAAAAGCCCCAGACTACTTTCAAAGCAATCGAAGCAGGATGTAAGCAATCAAAATCCAGAATGTGAAGCTGATAAATGTGAGGATGGGAAGAGAAGCcttctggaaaataaagagCTTTGTCTTCATGCTAGTGCTTCAGAGGAACGTAGACCAGCAAAGAAACAGTTGCAGGATAACCAAAGGAGGCTAGCAGCTCTAggggagagacagagagagagagagttaCAGAAGAAACTCATTCAAGGAGCTCTCTCCAATCTG GATAGCCAGCCAGCAGGCAAGCATAAACACGTGATATTTGATTCAGATGTGGAAAGTGAAGCTGAAGTAGATGAGACGTTGAAGAAAGATGCCGGTTTGGGAAATATGCATGAGGAT GATGGATCTGCTCCTAAAACCTTGGGCAGACTGTTTGACAGCAGTGAGGATGAGCAAGATGATGTGGACGCTGAGAGATTCAAAATTAAGCCCCAGTTTGAAGGCAAAGCTGGTGAAAAA CTCTTGAAATTGCAGTCACGACTTGGCACGGATGAAAGATTCCGCATGGATGCTCGATTCCTTGAAAGTGACAGTGAAGAAGAAG CAGAGACAAACATCTTGAAGGCGgatgaggaagaagagcttgctgcagagaaaaagaaaaatctggaaaTCCTGGGAAGTCTCTTGAATGTCAACCTGGAACACCCTAAGCTGACGAAGAAGGCCACAAGTGCTAAGAAATTCAG aGATATTAATGCCCTCCGCTATGATCCCACAAGAGAGGACCATGCAGTTTTTGAAAAGAAACGAAGTGCTACAGAACAAGAGAG TAAAGctaaaaggaagaggaagagggaagagagtGAGAAACTGCCCGAAGTGTCTCAAGAAACATATTATGACATTGCTGTTGATTTAAAAGAGTTGTTTGGCTCTTCAGAGAGCAAATCACACAAAAATGAAGACACACCCTGGGACAAAGATGATGTGGAGGACTCTACCCCACCTGACCACTTGGGACCTAATGTCAGGAGTAACGTAGCTGAGGAGTCTGGTGGTTTcaagttttccttctttggaGATACGGAGGAGTCAGGCATGAAAGGAG AGCCCTACGTACTTGAAACAATAAAACCTGTGAAAGTCAAATGGCAAGAAGATCCACGTTTCCAAGACAGCAGTTCTGAGGGTGATGATGAGCCTGAGGCATCAGAAAGCAAAAGGGACAAAGAAAT
- the NOL8 gene encoding nucleolar protein 8 isoform X3 — translation MQRVPKRLYVGGLGHAVSKAELQERFGKFGHVLDAEIITRQDDQGNPLKAFAYITVNISDADLRKCMTVLNKTKWKGGTLQIQLAKESFLHRLAREREEAKLQKENPQRNGQTSLLESLKKKWVVGKFGRVLPILHLRSQQKKKIMKYDPSKYCHNLRKLGSDLTNAIPVSEQSWHLEERGGSINTKRKGESPAMKKPPKKLRQLGSEALNGAVVLPSGCQSNSKTTSSPQLDQQSKWKPKEKSKLPPLRSLNSKVTGRGILTDESNVSGVTLQNNTSVSESYIDSEEEIRVMVEREVQKAENGKAESDRLEIAGSNSELKYSSYLSLSNPDAMKQAIRGSFRENKIMECDNGYQSADTDEIIATSRTPHLLNKNSTVLGDCKAMKVENEDILTEKKSDLVNKSSVKTHNLKEYVGKKGKKKKSQTAALQSTAGNSTTKTSDSESSCSDPEKEESESSLDYECMMQNCYRLDLTLDDLQALATGTHGEELDSTWSSSQCGVEEYPKGNVGNKTNLSKFCPAVRKKCICPEDVVAAILAGEEDADEASFKGENNLHLKYQPFRGMGSLCEKELPRDSIGLEKRFVERLGIEACVSSCGEESSQRQQKNHQMYSVELSSKKQQNEHCEPHEELSDAASLADERGQPVSRPHLQGKNKDASSTRFKQNSEHGDAAAHTDQSEDENSDIDSNAALSQKHTKRQLKSPRLLSKQSKQDVSNQNPECEADKCEDGKRSLLENKELCLHASASEERRPAKKQLQDNQRRLAALGERQRERELQKKLIQGALSNLDSQPAGKHKHVIFDSDVESEAEVDETLKKDAGLGNMHEDDGSAPKTLGRLFDSSEDEQDDVDAERFKIKPQFEGKAGEKLLKLQSRLGTDERFRMDARFLESDSEEEAETNILKADEEEELAAEKKKNLEILGSLLNVNLEHPKLTKKATSAKKFRDINALRYDPTREDHAVFEKKRSATEQESKAKRKRKREESEKLPEVSQETYYDIAVDLKELFGSSESKSHKNEDTPWDKDDVEDSTPPDHLGPNVRSNVAEESGGFKFSFFGDTEESGMKGEPYVLETIKPVKVKWQEDPRFQDSSSEGDDEPEASESKRDKEIFFSLPQTERARSFFFSKDDERLREGPKLFCKSVDLSEERDGWEDRRRLLLEECRKKHKDARRKVKAKQ, via the exons ATGCAGCGAGTGCCGAAACGCTTGTATGTCGGAGGGCTTGGCCATGCGGTGTCgaaggctgagctgcaggaacgATTTGGCAAGTTTGGGCATGTTTTGGATGCGGAGATCATTACCAGACAAGATGATCAAG GGAACCCTCTGAAAGCTTTTGCTTACATCACTGTCAATATTTCAGATGCAGATCTTAGAAAGT GCATgacagttttaaataaaacaaaatggaaaggCGGGACACTGCAAATTCAGTTGGCCAAAGAAAGCTTCTTGCACAG GCTGGccagggagagggaggaagcaaagctgcagaaagaaaacccacagagaaatggccaaacGTCTCTGTTAGAATCGCTGAAAAAG aaatggGTTGTTGGCAAATTTGGAAGAGTCTTGCCTATCCTGCACCTCAGGagtcaacagaaaaagaaa ATTATGAAATATGACCCATCAAAATATTGCCATAACCTGAGAAAGCTGGGGTCAGACTTGACAAATGCCATTCCTGTTTCTGAGCAATCTTGGCACTTGGAAGAGAGAGGTGGCAGCATAAACACAAAGCGGAAAGGAGAGTCACCTGCAATGAAGAAGCCACCTAAAAAACTGAGGCAGCTGGGCAGTGAGGCTTTGAATGGAGCAGTAGTTCTCCCCTCTGGGTGCCAGTCAAATTCGAAAACCACAAGCTCACCACAGCTAGATCAACAATCTAAATGGAAACCCAAAGAGAAGTCTAAATTGCCTCCATTGAGGAGTCTTAATAGTAAAGTAACTGGGAGAGGCATATTAACAGATGAAAGCAATGTTTCTGGTGTTACACTTCAAAATAATACGAGTGTTTCTGAGAGTTATATTGATTCTGAAGAGGAAATCAGAGTAATGGTAGAGAGAGAAGtacagaaagctgaaaatggCAAGGCTGAAAGTGACCGCTTGGAAATTGCTGGGAGCAattctgaattaaaatacagtagTTACTTGTCCTTAAGCAATCCAGATGCCATGAAGCAAGCTATCAGAGGAAGCTTTAGAGAGAACAAGATTATGGAATGTGATAATGGTTATCAGTCAGCAGATACAGATGAAATTATTGCTACAAGTAGAACTCCACATCTACTTAACAAGAACTCTACAGTTTTAGGTGATTGTAAAGCAATGAAGGTGGAAAATGAAGACATCttaactgagaaaaaaagtgatttgGTAAACAAATCCTCAGTAAAAACtcataatttaaaagaatatgtgggaaaaaaaggcaaaaagaaaaaatcccaaactgctgccttgcagagcacagcaggtAACAGTACAACAAAGACAAGTGATAGTGAAAGCTCTTGTTCAGATCCTGAGAAAGAGGAGTCTGAAAGCAGTTTGGATTATGAATGCATGATGCAAAACTGTTACCGCTTAGACCTTACATTGGATGACTTACAAGCATTAGCTACTGGAACACATGGAGAAGAACTAGACAGTACATGGAGCTCTAGTCAGTGCGGTGTTGAAGAATATCCTAAGGGTAATgttggaaataaaacaaacctttCAAAATTTTGCCCTGCAGTTAGGAAAAAATGTATCTGTCCTGAAGATGTAGTTGCTGCGATTTTGGCaggggaggaggatgctgaTGAAGCAAGTTTCaagggagaaaataatttgcatttgaaatatcAGCCCTTCAGAGGAATGGGGTCCCTTTGTGAAAAAGAGTTACCCAGGGACAGCATTGGTTTAGAGAAGAGGTTTGTAGAAAGATTAGGTATTgaagcttgtgtttcttcatGTGGGGAGGAGTCATCTCAAAGACAGCAAAAGAACCATCAAATGTATTCAGTTGAACTCAGCagtaaaaagcaacaaaatgagCATTGTGAACCGCATGAGGAACTATCAGATGCTGCGTCCCTTGCAGATGAGAGAGGTCAGCCTGTGTCCAGGCCGCACTTGCaaggaaagaacaaagatgCGAGTTCTACACGATTCAAGCAAAATTCAGagcatggagatgctgctgctcataCTGATCAGAGTGAGGACGAGAACAGTGACATAGATAGTAATGCTGCATTGTCACAGAAACACACTAAACGACAACTGAAAAGCCCCAGACTACTTTCAAAGCAATCGAAGCAGGATGTAAGCAATCAAAATCCAGAATGTGAAGCTGATAAATGTGAGGATGGGAAGAGAAGCcttctggaaaataaagagCTTTGTCTTCATGCTAGTGCTTCAGAGGAACGTAGACCAGCAAAGAAACAGTTGCAGGATAACCAAAGGAGGCTAGCAGCTCTAggggagagacagagagagagagagttaCAGAAGAAACTCATTCAAGGAGCTCTCTCCAATCTG GATAGCCAGCCAGCAGGCAAGCATAAACACGTGATATTTGATTCAGATGTGGAAAGTGAAGCTGAAGTAGATGAGACGTTGAAGAAAGATGCCGGTTTGGGAAATATGCATGAGGAT GATGGATCTGCTCCTAAAACCTTGGGCAGACTGTTTGACAGCAGTGAGGATGAGCAAGATGATGTGGACGCTGAGAGATTCAAAATTAAGCCCCAGTTTGAAGGCAAAGCTGGTGAAAAA CTCTTGAAATTGCAGTCACGACTTGGCACGGATGAAAGATTCCGCATGGATGCTCGATTCCTTGAAAGTGACAGTGAAGAAGAAG CAGAGACAAACATCTTGAAGGCGgatgaggaagaagagcttgctgcagagaaaaagaaaaatctggaaaTCCTGGGAAGTCTCTTGAATGTCAACCTGGAACACCCTAAGCTGACGAAGAAGGCCACAAGTGCTAAGAAATTCAG aGATATTAATGCCCTCCGCTATGATCCCACAAGAGAGGACCATGCAGTTTTTGAAAAGAAACGAAGTGCTACAGAACAAGAGAG TAAAGctaaaaggaagaggaagagggaagagagtGAGAAACTGCCCGAAGTGTCTCAAGAAACATATTATGACATTGCTGTTGATTTAAAAGAGTTGTTTGGCTCTTCAGAGAGCAAATCACACAAAAATGAAGACACACCCTGGGACAAAGATGATGTGGAGGACTCTACCCCACCTGACCACTTGGGACCTAATGTCAGGAGTAACGTAGCTGAGGAGTCTGGTGGTTTcaagttttccttctttggaGATACGGAGGAGTCAGGCATGAAAGGAG AGCCCTACGTACTTGAAACAATAAAACCTGTGAAAGTCAAATGGCAAGAAGATCCACGTTTCCAAGACAGCAGTTCTGAGGGTGATGATGAGCCTGAGGCATCAGAAAGCAAAAGGGACAAAGAAAT